The genomic DNA AAAGTGGAGCAATGTTCATCATGATCATGGCGCCTTTCCTTCTGTTCTATTACTACCAAGGCCCGTTGCAGGCAGTCCTTCAGGCATTGAACCTCGCAAGGGCAGCCATGATCAACAGCCTGATCGGGGCCGTCGTGAAGACCGGGGTGATCTTCGTCCTTGCGTCTCAGGCGGGGTTCGGTATCAACGGCGCGGCCCTAGGCATGGTAGTCGGTTTCGTCCTTGTTACCATCCTGCACTTCATGACCATTTTAAAAGCCGTCCCCATCATGATCTATATCAGAGACTATGCAGTGGTGGCAGCCGTCATCGTGATCTCGGGACTGTGGGGTCATTACTCCTGGCTCACTTTCCTTCCATCTGAGCCCGTTTCCATCCGCCTGGTCATCGGGATTATCACGACGTGCATCGTCTATGTCTTCTGTTCAGTTCTTCTACGCTTGATTACAAAGGAAGACATGAAGAAAATCCCCGTAATCAAACGGTTTGTCCGACCATAGAAAAATGATCCGGACCTCGCCACGGATCATTTTTCATCTATATAGAATTCTCCGTTGTCATAGCTGCAGAAGGCAATATCCCTGATCGCAGGATAGCCCCTCTTTTTCATCTCGCCCCGCAGCCAGAATGGGGATTTACCGAGCTGCTGGAGATGTTCGGTCTGGATGACGCCGTCGAGTATGATGGGAAGAGCATATGTGTCGGCGCTCCCCTGCTTCTTCAGTACCGACAGCTTTCCCGATGTTTCAAGGATCGCAAATTCGACATCCGCCACGTTAAATACATCCTTTTCCCTCAGCTGGAGAAGGAGATCGTCGAAGTTGTATCGCTGTTTCTTCATGACTGCTTCGTCGATCTTCCCATTATGAATGACGACAGCCGGTTTCCCGTCAATCATCTCCCGGAAGGATTTTGAACGGAGGGATATCATGGCGAATAGCAGCTGTAGAACGACCATTACAACCATGGGAATCAAGGAATGGGCAAGTGGATCTTTCGGCTTTTCAATCGCCATGACCGCAATTTCGGCGAGCATGATGAACACCACAAGATCCAGGATGCTCAGTTCGCCTATCTCCCGTTTCCCCATGATCCGGAAGATCAATACAATTAAAAAGTAAAGAATAAGCGTCCGGGCCACGATGACGATATATTCCTCCATACACTTCACCTCCATCAGCTCATCCTTCATAGTATCGTCTCGAGAGAATCATTCATGAGAGGGATATTTGCCCAAAAGCCAGTCTTTTTTCCGATGGTGCTGAATATGCTTGTACTAGAGCTCATCAAATGAAGAATTGGAAGGGAGAGATCGATCATAGAAGCCAAAAAATTAGGGGGCGCAGTACTCTTCGGCACGGTCACCATCTTTGTGATTGCCATCGCTGCAAGCTTGATCTTTTCATTGCTGTTGCGGTTCACCAGTCTGACGGAGAGTTCCATTTCCTTATTCATCACCATCGTTTCGTTCCTGGCGCTGTTCATCGGGGGATTCATGTCTGGGGGAAAAGGCAAGACCAAGGGATGGATGCTCGGAGGTTCCACGGGAATACTTTATACCCTTTTCGTCTTCCTTTTTCAATATCTCGGGCTGGACTCATCCCCGTCTTCAGAGCAGCTCATCTATCATGGTTGCTATATCCTGACGGCGATGATGGGTGGCGTACTCGGGGTCAATCTGAGCGGAGGCAACCCTCAGGAAAACTGAATCACACAAAAAAGGCCTGCACCCGTCCACGCTTGACAGCATGGAAGAGCACAGGCTTTTTTTATACTTATACTTCTGTCTTAACAATCTCCCTGATCGCATTCCGATCATATGTAAGACGGCTTCCATCACCGCATTTGATGATGACTTTTCCTTCTTCGATGGCATCGATGAAGCCGTGAAGTCCGCCGATTGTTATTACCTTATCCCCTTTAGCCAGCTCGCTTTGCATTTGTGAAACGGCTTTTTGACGTTTCTGCTGCGGACGGATAAGCAGGAAATAAAACAATACGAACATCAAGACGAGCATGATGATTGAACCTAGTCCTCCTTGCATGTGTTTCCCCTCCTTTCAAATTAGAAGTTCTTCGCATC from Rossellomorea marisflavi includes the following:
- a CDS encoding DUF421 domain-containing protein, encoding MEEYIVIVARTLILYFLIVLIFRIMGKREIGELSILDLVVFIMLAEIAVMAIEKPKDPLAHSLIPMVVMVVLQLLFAMISLRSKSFREMIDGKPAVVIHNGKIDEAVMKKQRYNFDDLLLQLREKDVFNVADVEFAILETSGKLSVLKKQGSADTYALPIILDGVIQTEHLQQLGKSPFWLRGEMKKRGYPAIRDIAFCSYDNGEFYIDEK
- the yajC gene encoding preprotein translocase subunit YajC produces the protein MQGGLGSIIMLVLMFVLFYFLLIRPQQKRQKAVSQMQSELAKGDKVITIGGLHGFIDAIEEGKVIIKCGDGSRLTYDRNAIREIVKTEV
- a CDS encoding TIGR04086 family membrane protein, whose translation is MEAKKLGGAVLFGTVTIFVIAIAASLIFSLLLRFTSLTESSISLFITIVSFLALFIGGFMSGGKGKTKGWMLGGSTGILYTLFVFLFQYLGLDSSPSSEQLIYHGCYILTAMMGGVLGVNLSGGNPQEN